In Puniceicoccus vermicola, the sequence GGCGTAGCCTGTTGCTTCGAAAATGGTCGCCCTCAACGAAGCATACGCCCCGAGCGAAACCCATGAACGGCGAAAAAACCGCGTCGGGGGATTTTTTTTCTTAGCTGCCAGCCGCGCCGGGTCCGACCAGCCCGCAAGCCCTGATTGCGTCGGGGAAAAACGGGGACACGGCTACGACACCGCGTCGGGTGTTACTGTATACGGCTTCAGATATTATGTCCCTGAAACGGGGCGGTGGCCATCCAGGGATCCCATTGAGGAGCGGGGTGGGCTGAATCTCTATGCGATGGTTGGTAACGATGCTGTGAATCAGTGGGATTTTCTGGGATTGGCAGCTATCGATGAATTTTATTTACCTGATTCAGCCGAAGGAGTTCCGTGGTCTTACGGAGATACTGATGGTGCCTTAGCTTATACATCCCCGAGGGTGCAAATTAGGTGTGCTTGTAGTGAGACTGAAGATGATGCGACCAAATTTGAAGTGTTTTGTTCTGTCCAAGTCTCGTTTCGGATTGTTATCAGCAATGAAGTCCGTGGTTTATATATAGATGGTATTTATGGACATGAGCAATCGCATGTTAGAGCTATGCTGCAGGGGTTTAAACGAACATCACGCCACTACAAGAATTTGTATAATAAGAAATATACATGCAAAACTGAATGTGAAGATGACGGAAAGCACACTTACATAGAAGGCCAGATGAAAACAATATTTGATGACATTATTCGTAATGAGGAAGCTCACGTTGGATCTGGGCCAAATGATCCTTATGGAGAAGTTCCGCCTATTGCAGAGGTTCCAGATCCTTTCGGAGGATGATTTTTTATAATGATCAGAATTTTCAGCATTATCTTTTTTCTTTTTTGGAATTTTTCATTTGGAGCAAATTCTTGTGAAGAGCCATATCTGGTGAAATTTGATAAGAATAATCTCAATGAAATCGTAGGTGATAGTAAATTTCGGGAAAGTTTGCTCAAGATGCAGACGGTATCGATTATCAGCTTAGATATTTCCGATCTGGAAGCTATCTTCAGTGTAATACAGAATAATGAATTTGGGGAGATCTTCTGCCTTAAAGAGTATGATCATAACTTGGTTAAAATTCGAACCGAGTTGTCTCCTTCAAATGGACGAGAAATGTTTATGTTAAGATCAGAATTTAAGCATTGGATCATTTTAGATGAAACCTTGCGGGATTGGTATCTTATTCGAAGGCAAGGGTCTGAAAAAGGGGAGGCTACGAAGGGGCCACGGGACAGGAAATGACTCCACAAGCCAACCATAGGCTTGCGGACTGATCGCATGCCAGATTGAAAAGATTATGTGGTTTGTTCAGCTTCTCGACGCCGACTCCCTGTTTTTCAGTTGTTAATGTGTAAGCACTTTTTTTGACATCGTAATTTTGTTCAAATTGCGGTCGTAGGATTTTAAGGTTTTTTCCAACATTGAGGTCGTATTTAGCGCTCATTTGTGTCGTAGTTTTGCGACAAAAAAGGCCCGTCGGAAGACGGGTTTTTTAGGGCTTCGCGAAGGTAACGTCCAAAAAGTTTCGCAAAATTGAAAAGAGTGCCTTTCCGCCGGTAATCCGGTAGGCAGTTGGTTAACCACAACTAACAGCCATGGAAGAGACCAACGAAAAGACACCTGAAGAGACAGTAGCAGGCCGTGAGGCCGAATCAAGCGAAGTTGTTCGGATCAACTTCGATCACCTGAAGAAGGATCTGAGCGGATTCGTGCGCGGAACGGTGGAGGAAGCCCTCAACGGTCTTTTGAACGCCGAG encodes:
- a CDS encoding RHS repeat-associated core domain-containing protein; the protein is MVALNEAYAPSETHERRKNRVGGFFFLAASRAGSDQPASPDCVGEKRGHGYDTASGVTVYGFRYYVPETGRWPSRDPIEERGGLNLYAMVGNDAVNQWDFLGLAAIDEFYLPDSAEGVPWSYGDTDGALAYTSPRVQIRCACSETEDDATKFEVFCSVQVSFRIVISNEVRGLYIDGIYGHEQSHVRAMLQGFKRTSRHYKNLYNKKYTCKTECEDDGKHTYIEGQMKTIFDDIIRNEEAHVGSGPNDPYGEVPPIAEVPDPFGG
- a CDS encoding transposase, whose protein sequence is MEETNEKTPEETVAGREAESSEVVRINFDHLKKDLSGFVRGTVEEALNGLLNAEAEHLCNASRYERSEERTAHRSGHYERKLETTAGKVNLRVPK